Proteins from one Escherichia coli genomic window:
- a CDS encoding MbcA/ParS/Xre antitoxin family protein has protein sequence MLTKNDVLQKAIDLFEGNESAALNWCNEPNRALQWKTPSEIMDSEEGVLKVAMLIFRIEQGVYS, from the coding sequence ATGCTGACAAAAAATGATGTTCTTCAAAAGGCTATTGATCTTTTTGAAGGTAACGAAAGTGCAGCATTAAACTGGTGCAATGAACCAAACAGAGCATTACAGTGGAAAACGCCCTCTGAGATAATGGACTCAGAAGAGGGGGTGTTGAAAGTTGCCATGCTCATTTTTCGAATAGAGCAAGGGGTTTATTCATGA